In a genomic window of candidate division WOR-3 bacterium:
- a CDS encoding DUF2723 domain-containing protein, translating to MKGIKALTLLTFLLPLFFYTLTLSPTVSLIDSGEFITAAQYLNIIHPTGYPLYTLFLRLSAFFPIIDLAKKVNFLSALFSSFSVFFFFLFLLSLQKELTIALSLSFLYAFSDLIWSISNEAEVYSLTALFATLILFLLTNWEKRNIPLLIAFLLGLAFTNHMMIISLFFSFLLFFFQKREKISPLYPLLFLLGLSLYLFLPIRSSLSPLFNWGNPKDLTRFFWHITGKQYRVWMFSASFSEIFQNFKQGISLLLRNTLFLFLPLSLFGIFFAFRQEKRFTPLFFLLALLSFFYAINYSIPDIQPYYLLTFISLLYFLSFTLKGLAKKIKLLSRAYLLLLPLPIILNFSNANKRDYYLALDFARNAFISAPDSSIILTNWWDFYAPSLYLQHIKGERKDLIIIDKELLRRSWYYDYLKKVYPELLKKSERELADFLPYLHQFEYGNLKDNLGIQEAFIRLIRSFLEKSPKRRHFFLFLPSFDHDLPFILKGKKVIPYGILFEIRDDTVYYPFAYRQLTYRLPKKRLEERERVILDYYHLLAQERQKYLKTLKKEEGIENWLKK from the coding sequence ATTAAAGGAATTAAGGCTTTAACTCTCCTAACTTTTCTTCTTCCCCTTTTCTTTTACACTTTAACCCTCTCTCCAACTGTTAGCCTCATTGATTCCGGTGAGTTTATCACCGCCGCCCAATACCTAAATATCATCCATCCCACCGGTTATCCCCTTTACACCCTTTTTTTACGTCTCTCTGCCTTCTTTCCAATTATTGATTTAGCGAAAAAGGTAAACTTCCTCTCTGCCCTCTTCTCTTCCTTCTCGGTCTTCTTCTTCTTTCTCTTTCTCTTGTCTCTCCAAAAAGAACTGACAATTGCCCTTTCTCTCTCCTTTCTCTATGCCTTCTCTGATCTTATCTGGTCAATAAGTAATGAGGCGGAAGTCTATTCGCTAACCGCCCTCTTTGCCACTTTGATTCTCTTTCTCCTTACCAATTGGGAAAAGAGAAATATACCCCTTCTTATCGCTTTCCTCCTTGGTCTTGCCTTCACCAACCATATGATGATAATAAGCCTCTTCTTTTCCTTTCTCCTCTTCTTCTTTCAAAAGCGAGAAAAAATCTCCCCCCTTTATCCTCTCCTCTTTCTTCTTGGTCTCTCCCTTTATCTCTTTCTACCGATCCGCTCTTCCCTCTCCCCTCTTTTCAACTGGGGCAATCCCAAAGACTTAACCCGTTTCTTTTGGCATATTACGGGTAAACAATACCGAGTCTGGATGTTTTCCGCCTCTTTCTCGGAAATCTTTCAGAACTTTAAGCAAGGGATATCTCTCCTTCTTCGGAATACCCTCTTTCTCTTCCTTCCTTTATCCCTTTTCGGTATTTTCTTTGCCTTCCGGCAAGAGAAAAGATTCACCCCCCTCTTCTTCCTCCTTGCCCTTCTCTCTTTCTTTTATGCTATAAACTATAGCATTCCCGACATCCAACCCTATTACCTTTTAACCTTCATCTCCCTCCTTTATTTTTTAAGTTTTACCCTAAAAGGGTTAGCCAAAAAGATAAAACTTCTTTCTCGGGCATATCTCCTTCTTCTTCCCTTGCCCATCATCCTTAACTTCTCAAATGCCAATAAAAGAGATTATTACCTCGCCTTAGATTTTGCCCGCAATGCTTTCATTTCCGCCCCGGATAGTTCAATAATTCTCACCAACTGGTGGGACTTCTATGCCCCTTCCTTATATCTCCAACATATAAAAGGCGAAAGAAAGGACCTAATAATTATTGACAAAGAACTATTGCGTCGCTCTTGGTATTATGATTACTTAAAGAAAGTCTATCCCGAACTCTTAAAAAAGTCGGAAAGAGAACTTGCCGATTTCCTTCCTTACCTTCACCAATTTGAATACGGAAACTTGAAAGATAACTTAGGAATTCAGGAAGCCTTCATCCGGCTAATCAGAAGTTTTTTGGAAAAAAGTCCTAAGCGGCGACACTTCTTCCTCTTCCTCCCTTCCTTTGACCATGACCTCCCTTTTATCCTAAAAGGGAAGAAAGTAATTCCCTATGGGATTCTTTTTGAGATTAGAGATGATACCGTTTACTATCCTTTTGCCTATCGGCAATTGACCTATCGTTTACCAAAAAAGAGGCTTGAGGAAAGGGAGAGGGTGATACTGGATTATTACCACCTTCTTGCCCAAGAGCGGCAGAAATACCTTAAGACCTTAAAGAAAGAAGAAGGGATTGAAAACTGGCTAAAAAAGTAG